The nucleotide sequence CCACCAGGAATTTGGTGAAATTCCATTTGATGGAAGCCCCTAACAGGCCGGATTGCTGGCGTTTCAGGTACTCGTACAGAGGGTGTGCGTTGCTTCCGTTGACGTCGATCTTCTCGAACAGGGGGAAGGTGACGTCGTAATTGGTCGAACAGAACGCCTGGATCTCAGCCGCCGGCCCCGGCTCCTGCGCGCCGAACTGGTTGCAGGGAAAGCCGAGCACGGAGAAGCCGCGCGGCGACAGATCGCGGTGCAGATCCTCGAGGCCCCGATATTGCGGCGTGAAGCCGCATTTGCTCGCGGTGTTGACGATCAGCAGCACCTGCCCTTCGAAGCGGCGCATCGGCACTTCGTCGCCGGCGAGCGAGTTGGCCTTGAAGTCGTAGATCACGGACATCGCTAACCCACGGGATCGATCGGCGACGGCGGCACGCCGCCCGCCTCGATCGCTTCGCCTGCGAGCAGACACAAATCCTCGCGATAACGGCCGGAGACGATGTGCACGCCGACGGGCGCCTTGCCGACCAGACCGGTGGAGACCACGAGGCCCGGCAATCCCATGAAGGGGGTGGCGATCTGCGGCAGCTGCGCCTCCCAGACGCGCTTGAAGGAGGCGTCGTCCTTGCGGTCGAGATGATCGGGGAATGGCAATTCGCCGGAGACCGGCGTCAGCAGCACCGCGTATGTCTCGAAGAACAGCATCCAGTCGCGGGTCAGCGTGGCCCGACGCGTCAGCGCCTTGGCGTAATTGGCCTGGTCCATTGGCGTGACCCTACTGCGATTGCCGCGCAGGCACGCCAGCGCGCCGGGATCGCCCTCACGCTCGGCCATCTCCAGCTGCGCCTCGTAGCCGTCACCGAGCCAGAGTTTTATTTGCCACTCGACCGCCTCGCGCATCGGCGGCGTATCTTCGATGATTTCGACGGTCCAGCCGGCGCGCTCCAGCCGCTTGCCGGCATCGGTCACCGCGGCCTTCACCTCCGGCGTGGTGGCAAGACCGTTCGGGTTGAGGCAGAGCGCGGCGCGCTTGGGCCTTGGGGGTCCGTCCAGCGGCGCCGGCACAAACCAGGGGTCGCGAATGTCGCGGGCCGACATCGCGGCGAGCGAAATCCTGATGTCGTTGACGGTCCGCGCCAGCGGGCCCGACACCGCCATGATCTGCGGCCCGATCGGGCGTTCCGGCAGCGCCGGATTGAAGGCAGGGATGCGGCCGAGGGTCGGACGCAGGCCGTGCACGCCGCAGGCATAGGCGGGGTAGCGGATCGAGCCGGCGATGTCGGTGCCGTGGGCGATGTGGCCGATGCCGGCCGCGACCGCCGAGCCGGCGCCGCCGGAGGAGCCGCCCGGCGTCAGCGCGGCGTCGCGGGGGTTCTTGGTGTCGCCGTGGACCAGATTGGTGGTGAACCAGCGATAGGAGAAGGCCGGGCAATTGGTGCGCCCAAGGAGAATGGCGCCGGCTTTGCGGAAATTGGCGACCACCGGATTGTCCTCGCGCGCGATCAAATCACGCTGGAGTTTCAGGCCGTTGGTGGTGGCAAAGCCCTCCTGGTCGACATTGGCCTTGATGGTGACGGGCACGCCGGCGAGCAAGCCGGGGTCCTCGCCCTTCGCGATGGCGGCATCGACCGCGTCAGCCTGCTTGAGCACGTCCTCGGGCCGGTGGTCGATCACGGCGTTGAGCGCGGGATTGACCGCGTCGAGGCGGGCGAGACCGGCCTTGGCCGCCTCCCTGGCGGAGACCTTTTTGGATTTGACGAGGGCGGCGAGGTCGGCGGCCGACAGGCGCCAGAGGTCTTGCATGGCTTGCTCCGTATGACCGGCGTCTTTTAGCGCCGGGAACGCGGCAAAGCCATGCGGATTTCGCAGGGGTACTGCCGTCATAGCGAGCGAAGCGAAGCAATCCAGAGTCCCTCCAAGGAGACAGTCTGGATTGCTTCGTCGCAAGGACTCCTCGCAATGACGGGGGAGAGAGCGGTGGGCTCTCTTAATGCCGCGTCGCGGACTGGTCCGGGATGTCCAGCAAGGCCTCGGTAAAGGGGAATTCCAGCACGATCTCCCCGTCATCGTCGGTGACCTCGATCACCGCCTCCATCAGGGCCGGCTGGGCGCCTTCCGACTTCACCACCTCCAGGATCATCTGGCGGGCGACCTCCCA is from Bradyrhizobium xenonodulans and encodes:
- a CDS encoding glutathione peroxidase; translation: MSVIYDFKANSLAGDEVPMRRFEGQVLLIVNTASKCGFTPQYRGLEDLHRDLSPRGFSVLGFPCNQFGAQEPGPAAEIQAFCSTNYDVTFPLFEKIDVNGSNAHPLYEYLKRQQSGLLGASIKWNFTKFLVDRAGKVIARYAPTARPEGLRNQIETLL
- a CDS encoding amidase family protein, translating into MQDLWRLSAADLAALVKSKKVSAREAAKAGLARLDAVNPALNAVIDHRPEDVLKQADAVDAAIAKGEDPGLLAGVPVTIKANVDQEGFATTNGLKLQRDLIAREDNPVVANFRKAGAILLGRTNCPAFSYRWFTTNLVHGDTKNPRDAALTPGGSSGGAGSAVAAGIGHIAHGTDIAGSIRYPAYACGVHGLRPTLGRIPAFNPALPERPIGPQIMAVSGPLARTVNDIRISLAAMSARDIRDPWFVPAPLDGPPRPKRAALCLNPNGLATTPEVKAAVTDAGKRLERAGWTVEIIEDTPPMREAVEWQIKLWLGDGYEAQLEMAEREGDPGALACLRGNRSRVTPMDQANYAKALTRRATLTRDWMLFFETYAVLLTPVSGELPFPDHLDRKDDASFKRVWEAQLPQIATPFMGLPGLVVSTGLVGKAPVGVHIVSGRYREDLCLLAGEAIEAGGVPPSPIDPVG
- a CDS encoding DUF6894 family protein; its protein translation is MPRYFFNTRIGDELIVDPEGEDLRNPDRAWEVARQMILEVVKSEGAQPALMEAVIEVTDDDGEIVLEFPFTEALLDIPDQSATRH